CATCGATTTTACCTTTTAGTTGATTTAACACAGACTTATTAAGACCTAATCTCTCCTCAGTCAATTCTCCCTCAAGAACAACGACTTGCCCTTCCATATTATTATGATCTCTATTCATTAAATGTTCTATTTTTTTAGCGTTACGTACTAATAAATAGACATTATGATTCTGCTCAAGTAATTTTGTTGCTAATTTCGATCCTAAAAAACCCGAAGCTCCAGTAATTAAAATGTTCAAAGTCATGTCAACTCCCTTAGTTGTTAATAAAGCAATTTGTATCTATTCTATTAATAAATGAAAAATCATAGATTATTTTGTATATCATATGCATTTTATTGCATTGTCATCAATTATAACTTAAAAACGATAAAAATAAGAGAGGTTAATCATTAACGCTAATGACAAAAATGTGAAGATTAAAGATATGAGTGGAAATATAAAGGAAATCGTTCCCAATCAATGTAAATTCATAAAGTTACTTCCAAGAAGAAATCGAAAAAAAGACCACTGTGCTTACCACGGTGGCCTTGATCAGCCTAATGACTAGCAAACAATAACTTAATATTTTGTGTTCTTGCCTTAGTTATTACAAACTTTTGTTCAATGAAAAGATCTTCTGCTATTTTCTCATATCATGTACGAGTTTCAACAGTTTTCACTTGAATGTGCAGCAACTTCTTTATCATTGGATGGAAAACTTGAATTACTTTACCTAAAAGTAACGCTGTAACTAATGTTCCAATTCCAACGGGACCTCCTAATAATAGCCCGAGTATTGCACCTGTCGCCTCAATACTCAACCTAGAAATATTGAAGTTGCAATTAAACCGATGACAGATCGCAATCATTAAGCCATCAATCGGTAAACGAGGGAACTGTGCCTCCAAATAAATACTAATCCCAATACCTATTATGATGATACCACCTAATAAGCATAGCCATTGAGCCTCCCAAGAAGATGAAAAGTCTGCGTTTCTAAAAACTAAATAAATCCAAATATCTAGAAACCAACTACGGATCACAATTGGTATAATCGATTCAATTCTAATCCTAGTCTTTTCAATTAACCAAGTGAGTAACGTAAAAAGAAGTTGTATAATGATCGACCACGTTCCAATGGTTAGTACAAGATAACCGTTTAAGCCTATAGCAACAGTATCCCAAGGACCTGCCCCTAATAAAGATAGAATCACTAAGGCTATGCCCAACGCAGCAATAGCTAAGCCAGCTAAATAAATCCCTATTCGTTTTCCCATTATAAAAACCTTCTTTGATAGATAATTACATCGATACGATCACTTAAACGCATACTTCTATTACTTTACCATAAAAATAACTGGTTCATTTGAAATCTTTTGATTTTATCGTACATTTTTTAAACAAAATATTTACCAATTGCTAGGGTCTGCTAGAATCTAACAAACAAAGATAAGGTAGCTCTAGTTATGGGGCTACCCTTAAATGACGTGCATATATTGTAATCATTTTTTCTAGCAACAATGGAGCTTCAATATCTACCTCTAATTTTATAAGTTCTTTGAAACTTTTTTCACTAGCTCTGCATTTTTCTCTTTACCTGCTGGAGTGCCTTCAGATCGCACAAATCCTTTTCCGTTATATGTATGACTTATTCTATCTGCAATTGTGTTTCCGTTCATTAATGAATCAATAAAACGAGGAGCATCATCACTAGTCATCTCTTTATACCAATGACCATCGGGATATGAAATAAGTACACATTTATCTTGACAACGCCCATTGCAAAGTGTCCTCGATGTATGAATGTAAGAATCTAGGTCTTTAGCCATAATTTCATCTCTAATCGATTGAGTTAATTCTTCAGCTCCTTCTTTTTTGCAACTGCTGCCATTACAAATCAAAAGATGGTGTTGTGTATTTGCTAAGTTCCATGACGCCATTTCTTTCGCTCCTTTTCCTATATTCTTGTCACAACGCTCCACAACCACTTTTTTACATACTTGTTTTATGCTACCACACTTTCACTAAAACAGCCTATTATATTTTAGAATTCAGATCCCTTCCCACTTTTTCGAAAACCGTAATAATTATTATTTACATTTAATGATAAATGGGTTGGCAATAAGTTCAAACTAGCGAGCAAAAAATGACTTTAATGATGTTTAATTTTCATTTTTCAAGAAATAAAAACCTCCCATAGTTTTACTTACAGGAGGCTTATTTCACTAGGTCACAAAATTTATTATATTAACTATCAGACTTATAAAAAGATACTTTGTTCAATCTGTTTCAACCTATACGTATATCCCTTCATGTTCATCAATTCTTGAAAAGTACCTGATTCGATAACTTCCCCCTTATCCATCACTATTATTTGATCCATCTCTTCTAAGCCCGTTAAACGATGACTTACAAGGATCATTGTATGCCCCTCGTACTGCTGAAAGAGATGTTTATAAATACGACGTTCGGTTAAAGCATCAATTGAAGACATTGGTTCGTCCAAAATCCAAATCGGTATCCCAGAACGATCACTGAGCGTCTCCGCTTTCACTAAAACTCTAGCGATTGCTAGTCTTTGCTTTTCACCACCAGAAAGATTAGTTCCTTTTTCTAAAACAAAATCTTCAAGTGAAAAATGATCAAGCTTTACAACGGAAAGAGCATGTAACATATCTTCATCTGTTACAGTTCTATCCGAGAGTAGATTGTCTCGAATCGTACCATAAAAAAAATGATTTGTTTGTAAGACCGGGTTCATATTTTTCCAAACTTCTTTTTCCTTTACATTCGTAAGGTTTTTCCCACCTATGATAATCTCACCGTCATATTGATGATAGATCTTTAACAACAAATTGAGTAAAGTTGATTTTCCTGAACCACTTGGTCCAACAATGGCCGTTTTTGACCCCGAAGGTAAGCTAATGGTTACATCATGTAAGGCCAGACGCTCCTCATCGGGAAAACGATAGGAAACATTTTTTAAAAGGATAGCTCCTGAACTCAAAGGCTCAACATTTTCACTTCCATATCCTGGTTCATCTATTGCCTTTCTCCTATGCTTATCAACAACAGATAAGAGCCGATGAGAAGCCCTTCTACTGTCTTCAAAATGTAGAGGAAAGGCCGCCATCGGTGTCGACGTTTCAAAGACCGTCAACGAAATCATGACTAGCATTGCAAGAAAAACACCGTCGAGATGATCACGCGCTACTAAGAAGGCACCTAAACTAAGAATGGACCACGAAACTAAAAGAGCAACCCAATGGTTTATCACGTGACTATACACCATTTGCTTCTTACTTTGGTTTTGTTTGGTAATATATTGATTAGAGAGATCCGAAAGCTCCTTTTCTCGTAAGCCAAGCTCTTGATAAAGCTTTAAATCTAAAAAACCAAGCATTAATTCCGTTACCTCTGATGATAACAGACTTCTGAATTCACTAACTTCGTTCTCAACTCTCTTTTGTTTTCGAGCAAACCATAATGGTACAAGGAAACCTGTGATAACAAGACCAACAATAAATAGAAATGCAACTTCAATCGAGAAAAAAAGTGTAAAAAGAACAGTCGATAAAAAAACAAGCAACATCACAATTGGCGGATAATAGACACGTAAGAAAAAATGTTGAAGGCTTTCTACATCTCCCACAATTCTAGAAAGCAGATCTCCACTGCGATATTTTTCAAAAATAGAGGGAACGAATGGTTCTAACCGTTGAAAGAAAAGCGCTCTAAGCTGACTTAAAATTGTAAACGTTGCTCGATGTGAAAAATACCGTTCTGCATAACGACTCACTGCCCGGATAATACTGAATAATTTCAAAAAGGCGATACTGAAAGTCAAAACATATAAGGGAGGAAGCAGAGCAGCTTTCGAGATTAAATACCCACTAGTGGCAAATAATCCGACCGCGGCAATCCCTGATAGAAAACCAAACAGGATCGATAATGAAATCCCCCGCTTATCGGTCATGACTTGCTTAACGATGACTTTTAAATCTGTCACCCTACCGCCCCCTTTTGTTGAGCTTCAACGATTTTGCGATAATCACTTGCTGATGACATTAATTCTTCATGGGCCCCTTGTGCACGAATCGAACCATTTTCCATTAACAATACTTGATCCGCATTTTTTATCGTATGGAGCCGATGAGCTACAGTAATCATTGTAGAATGTTGAGCAAGCTCTTTTATCGATTGCTGTAAGATTTGTTCAGTTTGAAGATCAAGACCTACCGTTGGCTCATCAAACAAAATAACAGATGGCCTTTTTAAGAAAGCTCTAGCTAAAGCAATGCGTTGTTTCTCCCCTCCCGATAATCCTCTTCCTCCTTCACCAATTTGGGTGTCATACCCCTTTTCCAATTCGTTTATCAAAAGTGTTAATCCAGTTTTTTCGGCGACCTCATCTAATTCAGCTCTAGAAACACTTTGTCTATGACTGCCCATGATAAGGTTTTCTTTTATCGTGCCAGAAAATAAATACGGATGTTGAGAAATATAAGTCAATTGCTGATACCACTCATGTTCTTTATATTGAAACAAAGGACAATAATTCATAAGAACTTGTCCTCCAGTTGTCGGATACAGACCCGCTATAACGTGAAGTAAGGTTGTTTTCCCTGATCCACTCCCCCCAACAATCGCAGTCTCACTGTATGGATCAATGACAGCACTAACCCCCTCGATTGAAAAACTTCCTCCTTCATATGTAAAAGAAACATTCTTTAGTTCAATCTTAGGTGGTCCATCCTTTTGAAACCTTTTGTTTCCCCACTCAATTGATTGATTCCTTGCTTCTATTTCATCGATGATCTTTTTAGCAGCACCAACACTCCCTTTCCCTGCATGAAAGGCACTCCCATACTCTTTTAATGATGCGAAAAATTCCGGTGCAAGGATGAGTACAAAAAATGCAGCGAAAAAAGAAAGTTCATTATAAATGACAAGCCGTGCCCCTACCTCAAAAGCGACTAGTGCAATTCCAAACATCGAAAATAACTCAACGATTAAAGAAGAAAGAAACGCAATTTTTAAAACATCCATAGTTGCTTCACGGTAATCGAGACTACTCTGCCTTATTACATCATGTTGCTCACTTGCTTTTCCAAAAAGCTTTAGTGTCACAAGGCCCTGTAAACGATCAAGGAAGACTCCAGAAAAGGCAGCAAGCTTCTCCATCTGATTCTCAGCTTTCTTTTTGGTTATTCGGCCAATAATTACCATCGCAAGAGAAATCAAAGGTGCGATCAGGAGTAAAATCACACCGGAAATCCAACTCTGCCAAAATACAGCACTTATGATTATGATTGGTACGATACTCGATTGGATCATTTGTGGATAATATTTACTATAGTACGGTTCAATCTCATCCACTGCATCTATGACCATGCTTACTCGATTCCCTGATTGACCTTTCATCAAGGCTTGTAATGGATTTTTAATATAATGATGAAGAAGCATACGTCGAAATTCCGCTTTCGCTTTCTCCCCCATATTCATGCCAAGCCGATCACTCACATAAGACAAAAAAGTTCGTGCTAGAAATACAACAAGGAGGATCGCTAAGAAAGGGATAACTTCTCGAAAGGTCAGCCCCTTTAAAAATACTTGATCCACAACTGATGCAATTATATAAGCTTGTAGCACTGCGACAATACCTATAAATAAGGCTACAAAGGAAAGGGAATAGATATGTTTTTTCTGTTGGTATGCTATTTTACGAAGTTGTTTCAAGGTTCAGCCTCCTAATGAATAGGATGAATCTAGTTTGTAACCGTTCATTTATTTTTGATGTGTGAGGTACCGTTTATCTTTAAGAAACAATCGCCAAAACCATAAGAATAGCGGTATTAAAATGGCCATTCCTATGCCATAACCAAATAGTAAAGAGCGGTACATCGTTAAATTAGTTAGCGCGTCATCAATCGTTAAATCAGGGTAAATGATGTACGGCATATGCGACATACCATATGCTAAACTCGCAAGACCAATCTGAACAATCATTAATAAAACTGCGACACGAGGCTGACCGATCGTACGTTTTTTCGAAGGCCACCATAGCGAACTATAACCGATTGAATACGCAATGAGACTCAACGCGAATAACTCCCATTCTCTTGCCATGTTTTCAACCATCCACATCGCTTCAGGAATTAACGTTAACGTCGCGGCAACAGCAAAGCATAACATGATCGGCCCAAATATAATGGCATTTCTTCGGTACACGTTATAGGTGTCTGTTGATTTGGCTTCACTGGCATAATCACTTAGAAACAGGGATGATAAAAACAATTCAGCAGAAATCCCAAAACCGATATGTGCATATAATGTAGGACTAGTAAGTAACTGGTCATATAGGATATAGTGACGGTCCCCCACCACTTCAATAAAACCAC
This genomic window from Desertibacillus haloalkaliphilus contains:
- a CDS encoding YczE/YyaS/YitT family protein, translating into MGKRIGIYLAGLAIAALGIALVILSLLGAGPWDTVAIGLNGYLVLTIGTWSIIIQLLFTLLTWLIEKTRIRIESIIPIVIRSWFLDIWIYLVFRNADFSSSWEAQWLCLLGGIIIIGIGISIYLEAQFPRLPIDGLMIAICHRFNCNFNISRLSIEATGAILGLLLGGPVGIGTLVTALLLGKVIQVFHPMIKKLLHIQVKTVETRT
- the cydD gene encoding thiol reductant ABC exporter subunit CydD; its protein translation is MKQLRKIAYQQKKHIYSLSFVALFIGIVAVLQAYIIASVVDQVFLKGLTFREVIPFLAILLVVFLARTFLSYVSDRLGMNMGEKAKAEFRRMLLHHYIKNPLQALMKGQSGNRVSMVIDAVDEIEPYYSKYYPQMIQSSIVPIIIISAVFWQSWISGVILLLIAPLISLAMVIIGRITKKKAENQMEKLAAFSGVFLDRLQGLVTLKLFGKASEQHDVIRQSSLDYREATMDVLKIAFLSSLIVELFSMFGIALVAFEVGARLVIYNELSFFAAFFVLILAPEFFASLKEYGSAFHAGKGSVGAAKKIIDEIEARNQSIEWGNKRFQKDGPPKIELKNVSFTYEGGSFSIEGVSAVIDPYSETAIVGGSGSGKTTLLHVIAGLYPTTGGQVLMNYCPLFQYKEHEWYQQLTYISQHPYLFSGTIKENLIMGSHRQSVSRAELDEVAEKTGLTLLINELEKGYDTQIGEGGRGLSGGEKQRIALARAFLKRPSVILFDEPTVGLDLQTEQILQQSIKELAQHSTMITVAHRLHTIKNADQVLLMENGSIRAQGAHEELMSSASDYRKIVEAQQKGAVG
- a CDS encoding cytochrome d ubiquinol oxidase subunit II; amino-acid sequence: MSEAQIAITIIWLFLFLYALAGAIDFGAGFWSMYYYGRKDTTAANFANLYLSPSWEVTNVFLVLLVVALVGFFPGAAFALGSVMIVPVSFVLILLIIRSAFMVYSYSVQKYTKLFTYISGITGLLIPALMVSVLPIIIGGFIEVVGDRHYILYDQLLTSPTLYAHIGFGISAELFLSSLFLSDYASEAKSTDTYNVYRRNAIIFGPIMLCFAVAATLTLIPEAMWMVENMAREWELFALSLIAYSIGYSSLWWPSKKRTIGQPRVAVLLMIVQIGLASLAYGMSHMPYIIYPDLTIDDALTNLTMYRSLLFGYGIGMAILIPLFLWFWRLFLKDKRYLTHQK
- a CDS encoding (2Fe-2S) ferredoxin domain-containing protein, coding for MASWNLANTQHHLLICNGSSCKKEGAEELTQSIRDEIMAKDLDSYIHTSRTLCNGRCQDKCVLISYPDGHWYKEMTSDDAPRFIDSLMNGNTIADRISHTYNGKGFVRSEGTPAGKEKNAELVKKVSKNL
- the cydC gene encoding thiol reductant ABC exporter subunit CydC, whose protein sequence is MTDLKVIVKQVMTDKRGISLSILFGFLSGIAAVGLFATSGYLISKAALLPPLYVLTFSIAFLKLFSIIRAVSRYAERYFSHRATFTILSQLRALFFQRLEPFVPSIFEKYRSGDLLSRIVGDVESLQHFFLRVYYPPIVMLLVFLSTVLFTLFFSIEVAFLFIVGLVITGFLVPLWFARKQKRVENEVSEFRSLLSSEVTELMLGFLDLKLYQELGLREKELSDLSNQYITKQNQSKKQMVYSHVINHWVALLVSWSILSLGAFLVARDHLDGVFLAMLVMISLTVFETSTPMAAFPLHFEDSRRASHRLLSVVDKHRRKAIDEPGYGSENVEPLSSGAILLKNVSYRFPDEERLALHDVTISLPSGSKTAIVGPSGSGKSTLLNLLLKIYHQYDGEIIIGGKNLTNVKEKEVWKNMNPVLQTNHFFYGTIRDNLLSDRTVTDEDMLHALSVVKLDHFSLEDFVLEKGTNLSGGEKQRLAIARVLVKAETLSDRSGIPIWILDEPMSSIDALTERRIYKHLFQQYEGHTMILVSHRLTGLEEMDQIIVMDKGEVIESGTFQELMNMKGYTYRLKQIEQSIFL